The genomic region CGTTCAACCTCTGGTCTCCCTGAAAGACAGTCCACATCATTTTGTGACAAGAAACACTGCTATCCGTAGTGTAGCTTTTAAAACCAAATTTACTCGATCATAATCAAATAGAAGGAGAACAacctaaatttctttttctgttttttaccGCTGTATTGTCTATAAGAGGAACGTCGTTCAAGACTGTCTTTTCTTAACAGAATCCAGGAAATAAATTAGCAGCAAATCGCGGCGAACGGGACAGGTGTTTTACATTGAAAAGCGTATCATCAAAACTTATTCTGCCTCAGATCTGCGTTGATTTCCATCCCCTACAAGACTGGCTGAGTGAGCGTCAGATAATTCCGTCTAATAAATCGAAGTATAGCATTGTCTAATATTTGGAACTACACTATGAACTGATAAGAAAATGTTTTAAACTGGACAGAACAACCAAAGTTGAACAATGTGACAGTTGAGACCTTTATACATTGAACATAACACTGATGGTTCATCACTGAGAATTTTTCTGACAACCCATGTTTCCGTAACACATAAATCTGTGTACAGAAAGTAATGGTTCCTAAGTGCTGTGTGTACTTAAATGCTGTATCGTCTGTGGAAACATGGTGAGTGTTTGTGACAAATGTAACAATAACCTAAGCACAAATAAACGGTGCGAATAGATGGTATTCTTACGATCTAACATGTGAAATTTAACACACTCAAACCAATCAAAAAATTTTACCAGACGTACATTACCAAAGCCATTTCTGGCCGCTGGTTGACTGTTGTCACTATGTTGAACATTACAGGGTAACCAGCTGACTGCTGCAGCAAGTTTCAAGGAAGATTCTGTTTGAAATCAATCCAtgggtgattttatgaatgcagacaGCGGTGATCAGGAATTAGTTGTTTCCAGGTAGCATAAGatgcagtaaagtacactggacTTTTCTCGCCTCATTTGAGCTATAGGAAGTTGGGTAGGGAAGTGGGTAACCTAAACTAAAGTTGATAAAGAGTTACAAAgtgtatgcagaatgagatttttcactctgcagcggagtgtgcgctgatatggaactttctggcacattaaaaccgtgtgccggatcgagacagtTACAAAAAGTATCTGACGTGTGAGTATGTGACTCCTGAGTTGAGATAAAATCTGACCTGGTTATCTAGTATTATCTGATATAGAACAATTTATGTTTGCCTGGATAAGGGTATAAAGCCTGAGGAAAATAAAAAACTGTATGTAGAGTTTGGTAATGAACCTGATTATGTCGTGTCAGAATTGGGCATAGAGAACACAGAGAGTGTTGGATTTTCTATGGTGATTTGTTTGTgaatttgcagaaaaaaattaaaatgtgcctCATGATAGAAGTTGGAGGAGATTTAAGGTTCGACCAATATTTGTGGATATGGTCTCTTGCGTTTATGATTAAAAGTCTTTGAAATTGTAGCTAGAGCACATTTCGCCAAAGAGTCACTTATCAAGAAAAGGAATGTCACGGATATGCTCACACAATTcaagtggcagatgttacaatagAGGTGCTGAGTGGAGTCAtttccttgtacactactggccattaaaatttctacaccaagcaaaaatgcaggtgataaacgggtattcattggacaaatatattatactagaactgacgtgagattacattttcacgcaatttgggtgcatacatcctgagaaatcagtacccagaacaaccacctctggctgtaataacggccttgatacgcctgggcattgagtcaaacagtgcttggatggcgtgtacaggtacagcagcccatgcagcttcaacacggtaccacagttcatcaagagtagtgactggcgtattgtgacgagccagttgctcggccaccattgaccagatgttttcaatcggtgagagatccggacaatgtgctggccagggcagcagtcgaacattttctgtatccagaaaggcccttacaggacctgcaacatgcaggcgtgcattatcctgctgaaatgtagggttatgcagggatcgaatgaagggtagagccacgggtcgtaaggcatcttaaatgtaacgtctactgttcaagctgccgccaatgcgaacaagaggtgaccgagatgtgtaagcagtaacaccccataccatcacgccgggtaatacgccagtatgacgatgacgaatacacgcttccaatgtgcgttcaccgcgatgtcgccaaacacggatgcgaccatcatgatgctataaacagaacctggattcatccgaaaaaatgagtgtTTTGCcaatcctgcacccaggttcgtcgttgagtacacgatcgctggcgctcctgtctgtgttgcagcgtcaggggtaaccgcagccatggtctccgagctgatagtccatgttgctgcaaacgtcatcgaactgttcgtgcagatggttgttgccttgcaaacgtccccatgtgttgactcacggatcgcaACGTGGGTGCACGatacattacagccatgcggataagatgcctgtcatctcgactgctagtgatacgtggccgttggaatccagcacggcgttccgtattaccctccttaacccaccgattccatattccattggatctcgaccaacgcgagcagcaatgtcacgatacgataaaccgcaatcgcgataggctacaatccgacctttatcaaagtcggaaacgtattggtacgcatttctcctccttacacgtgtaataacaacaacatttcacaggcaacgccggtcagctgctgtttgtgtatgagaaatcggttggcaactttcctcatgtcagcacattgtaggtatccccaccggcgccaaccttgtatgaattctctgaaaagctaatcacttgcatatcacagcatcttcttccagtcggttaaatttcgcgtctgtagcacgtcatcgtcgtggtgtagcaattttaatggtcagtagtgtatatttccaAGAATAGTCAAATAAATTGTTACTGATACAACTGTCTTGAGTCAGTGTAGCAATGTGGTAGTGTAACACACAAGCCTATCCACAGGTGGCGCGCATTGTGGAGAGCCGGGCTGCTGGTTTCCCGGTGGGTCGCCACGTGGTGGGCTACTGGGGATGGCGCGACCGCACCGTGGCCGACGTGGGGCCCAACGCAGAGTTCCCCATCCACATGTCGCCGCCCATGCTGGCTCCAGACCTGGGGGATCTGCCAGTATCCCTGTCCTTGGGAGTGCTCGGTATGCCTGGCATCAGCGGCTACTTTCCGCTGCTGGATGTCCTCAAGCCCAAGGCGGGAGAGGTGGTCGTGGTCAGCGGCGCAGCGGGGGCTGTGGGCAGCATAGTGGGACAGATAGCGCTCATCAAGGGGTGCACTGTCATCGGCTTCGCCGGATCTGACGCCAAGGTACGCAGCAACATTCTTTCAACTTAAAATGTGCGTGTTCAATAGAGAAGGTAACATTTCTCATTACAACACACAAATAGTCCTGAAATTGTCTTTTCAATAGATTATCAAAGATTCTTTATGgttttattctcgaatcagaaacatacaaatttacactagccatacacatcaataaatatgtacatacatatacacacattgtatttatattacatgtgcccagtactttgcaacctccaaggtgcTAGGAtgggcttgcaggagatcaatcttcgtgcaggatgtaaggcacaaaaggcactggagcatgtggcttgtggtttgttcttgtccacaatcacaggacgtatcttctgttgtgaagccccatctcttcaggttgtctctggatcgtccaactcctgatcgtaatctgtttaaagatttccacaccagccagctctcgttgtgtccaggtggtagttcttcagcttctggcgtctgcaggtgaggcgtatACTTCTTctataactccagccttgccttctctggtgaaatggtgagtttctcggatgttctcaggaagctctttcgcgatctcagccgttcctgcggtggattatgtccgtgcagtggatgggcactgtcctattccactttcagtctctccttgttggcagccactgctctgcgtatccatggtggcgctattccagccaggcagtagagcttatcagttggggtaggtcttaagcaacctgtgatcaacatgcaggtttcgttgagagcaatgtctacttgtctggcatgagatgacctgtaccagactggagaagcatattcagcagtagaaaagcacagtgccattgcagaacagcgaatagtttttggatgtgatccccactgtgtccccgctagtttgcgaattaggttgtttcgagcggagattttcattttggtgttcttgcagtgagttttgaatgtcagagttctatcgagagtgactcccaagtatttaggtgcgtgatgatgctggagttggatacctgaccatgcaatatgtagctcacgattagattccctgttccttaaatggaaggcacacacttgtgtcttcgaaaggtttggtctgagttggttccgattgtagtagcttgacagtgttctaagtgctgttgtcaggtttctttccactcttccaaagcatgagctctgcgtagcaagggctaggtcatctgcatataagaatctccttgtgcctggggtcaatggGTGGTCGTTGGTATAGACGTTGAAGAGATGTTGGGGTACATGAAAGGGGTAAATGAAAGGAGCGTCCTCGAAGATTGCAATGATTTCCGACCAAGATAAGACttgcaatcgggcgtaccctgTGCGTCAGGTTTCTCTGGCAGCTggtcctttcacaccagaaacatcatcttggtccttttcaggaccacagttgaccatcatatTCTTTCTGGTAAAAGTGTGATTGAAATTTGTGTCTGGTGTTCCTTCTggttgaagtgttgttttcatactAATTTTCGACAGCGAAACAAGCTACCATCTACATCTGACTGCTGAAGTAGGAAGGGCTGATACATGCTATTCTCTTGCCACGCCTATACTTGATTCTCGCCCTTCTATGAAGGGTTAGTCCTCTTAGTTATTTGTGCAGACATTCTCATACGAACGGCTGTTTTTCTGTACTCTCTAGCATCGATTTGACACATACTACAAAGTTACATTAGTATTCTGTAACTAGCACTATTACATTATAGTCATTTTTGGACATTTTGGAATAGCACTCTAATGCCTGAGTTGCGGATATATACTTGTGAGTAAGGTACTTTGGAGCAGCACCTTAATGTCTGGGTTGCGGATACTCGTATATACCTGTGGGTTAGGTATCTAGGTTACCCAGTGAATAGGTctgtggaaatggattaataatttcttgaataattggaaaacttggttcgaaagcatagttgagaaaattttgaaggtaatttatgaatcagtgaacaatcttgggtgaactttaactgataccaatatcaaaaGACCTTGAATATCATTACATTCGAGATCAATAAACATAATTCGCATtacgtgctgctgcttgcagtagtGTGCGGTACCGAATAATCACTGCAACCATTGAAACTGTCGATCTAGCTATAAGTTCTTAAACACaagaagcacaatatttttagtacaagtaaaccaagttcaataggtgtctatcaagtctgagtcattaccttcacattagTTCTATCGTGTTTAGTCTTGAGTGTGATATGTCGATGCATTTCGGTGGCAAGTGAAATGATGAATAGATAGGAGTTGAACTTATAACCGTGCGAATAAATATTCATTTTCTAATAACTTTTCATAATACTTTTAATGAAcggttaaaaaaaaacatttttaacaatgctaGTACGACGGATCCAAGCGTACGTCCGTACGCTACCACTTCCAGAATCGAAAGGGTGAAgatacattaattaataaattagaGCTTcttctttgtttcatacagatatttaacgatgtatcaaacattatccttgccacaaaacaactcgttaatttacttTTGGCGTTGTCTTAGGTttatagctcattcagtttacatttAGCTTATgtatattaaaagaaaagaaaaaaaatatgattcAATACATTAGCGCAGTTTAGGAATCCTGGGATATGTGCAGTGCGAAACTGAGAGATCGATTTTGTACCGACTATAGCGATCAGTGCACGTATCATCAGCATTTCTCCGGTCGTATTAACAAAACTAGGTGCACCAGCATTTTGTACAGAACAAATTAAAGGTACTGTCGTAGTGCTGATATGAGTCTTAGTAGCCGGCGGAGAAGGTGTCAAAATTTTTGGTACCATTTTTGGGAAACAAAGATCTTGTTAACTAGATAAAACCAGtaaaaaaacagtctagatcgcgatggctattttattaaaatgaccggtttcggcctaatcttaggccatcttcagacagcaccatgAGCTGAAGTTGATGATATCTAGAACAGCCAGTAGACCTCAGTCCCTGAAACTGCTCAGCAACTTAAAGTCTACTGGCTGTTCTAGACATCATCAACTTCggctgatggtgctgtctgaaaATGGCCTAAGATTAGGCCGAAAcgggtcattttaataaaataaccaccGCGATATAGACTATTTTTCCTCTCATTTTTATAGAGCTGGCGTTGCCTGTGTGTTGCTTTCCTTCCTCAGCTCTTCGACATGTCGGCGCTAAGTTAAGTGCCTTATGAGAGCGTCTCTTACGTATTCGGGTATGTTCTGCCATCACAAAACTCTGCCCACCCTATCGAGTGATGAGGAACTATGGGCTGATCCACTGGGGTGTCCTAAAATCTGCACTCCCACCCCTGGCAGCAAATGGAGTCATGCTCTGGAGGCAGAGTTACTGTCTCCAGTCACTCAGTTCAGTCAGCTACTTCAAACAGCGCGTCACACAAATGACAGGCTACGCTGTTAACTGCTAACATAAGTGCAGCTGAATCCAAATATTAACACACTTCAGATTAAGCGAATAACATCCAGAAACTGTAACAACAGGAGATTAAATTCGTACGATACTGCAGATGCCATAGACACATAGGGAAGAGCATGACATGGTTCAGTTGAAAACGATGAGAAAGCTTTCTGAACGGGCGGTGCCATATCCGTTGAATACTTACCGAAACAAAATTCTAGAACGTATTTTTGTCTTACCTTTGTTTGTGTCAGAAAGAATCCAGGTGCTATGTCTACCTATTTATTAATGTGGACAATAAAAGCTTTTACTACTTCACAACTCGAATGAAAGAACAATCAAATATGTTGgtccgcccaaaaaaaaaaaaaaaaaaaaaaaaaaaacaacactgaaaCTATCGAATGTTCTTCTAGTTTTGCGACTAGCGTTTCCTCGCAAGTGAAACGGATTAATGCGTTTATTGAAATATCCAGACTTTTTTTATACTATAGACAGAATTCATTCTTTAGACTAAATGACCGAGCAAATAAGTCgatccagtatctggttttgatGTGACCTAAGTCTCTTGTTCTCAGGTGAAATGGCTGAAAGATGACCTGGACTTTCATCACGCTTTTAACTACAAGACGACAGACGTGTCCACCGCCCTCAAGCAGGCTGCTCCAGATGGCGTCGACGTGTACTTCGACAACGTGGGAGGAGACATGAGCACTAAGATCATCAGCAACATGCGCTACCGCGGCCGCATCGCTAGTATTGGCGGCATCTCCCAGTACAACGAATCAGAGATCCAAAAACTGGTCACTCTGCCGTTTTCATTTTTAGCCAATCAGCTGCGGCTTGAGGGCTGCGCTTATTCGCGATGGCACGACCGCTGGGACGAGGGCATCAGCCAGCTGATGCAGTGGGTCCGAGAGGGGAAACTCAAGTACAGGGAGACGGTGACCGACGGCTTCCACAACGCTCCAAAAGCCTTCATCGGTATGCTGCGAGGTGAAAATTTTGGGAAAGCTGTTGTCAAATTGTGAAAATGCTCTTGTAGTAGATGAGGATACCAGAGCAAATACAGAGACAGTTTCCTTGAACTTTTTATAAGGGGAACATGAAATGTAAAGTGCACGATTTAGTTCAACTATTCCGCTACAAATTACGTCTCTAATACTTTAATTTCGAAACAGAATCATTCGCAGTTTTAGAGAAATAGTAATAATTGTACTATCAGTTTCTTATCGTATGTGATTTGAATAAAGTTTATTTGTCAACGCGTAAATGCCTCATTAATTTAACTGAAAACATGTGAAAAATTTGAAAGGTATGTCATATGTTTTGACTAAATATGAAACCTATAATAAAATACAAACGATAAATCTAATATATCGGAACAAgtaccttgccattaccagtcattacaaactatgtacgacatttgttcgcaggagagcttctgtaaagtttggaagttaggagacgagatactggaagaagtagagctgtgagtaccgagcgtgagtcgtgcttcggtagctcagatggtagagcacttgcccgcgaaaggcaaggtcccgagttcgagtctcggtcgggcacacagttttaatctgccaggaagtttcaatgtacgaCATGTCTATTTATGTCAAAGTATTTACGGAATTGTGAATTAAGGGTTATTTTGGAAACAAGatgaaatacgagggtcgttcaataagtagtgccccacatttttttctcagaacatatttattgttaagagtcagagtttggtgacaatatacatcaacatgtattGTCCATGTCATCTTTTTCTACGTTCTATGGCTGTACGCCGATATTGTGGAAGAGAATGTATTccatgctggtaaaagctcttttcctgcaggcgtagccatgttttcaccgcTTGACTGGCACTCTCGccgtcttcaaagtgtgttccccacagagaatctttaagcggtcccaagagatggaagtccgagagtGCCAGGTCTGGGCCGTTGAGTGGATGCGGCAGTGATGCCCAACTCAATATGTCGATGTGTTCCTAGGTTCTCAGACGTGTGTTTGGGATTGCATTATTGTCTtgaagcaagatttctgctggattcttgtccgatcgaacacgtcggaacgGGCTCTTGAGTTTACTCAGAGTTTTCACGTATGCCTTTGAACTGATGGTtgagcctcttggcatcacatccacgagaatgacgccattacAGTACCAGAAGGCCGTCACcgcgacttttccggcagagggggttgtcttgaattttttcttttgtagtgaatgaggatgatgccaccgcATGGACTACCTTTTTGTTTCCAGCGCAAAGTGGTGCgctcagctttcgtcccccgtaacgatccttgACTGAAAAGCCTCTCCGTCTGTCTCAAAACACTCTAACAATTCGGACGAAATGATCTTTCTTTGATTCTTGTGG from Schistocerca cancellata isolate TAMUIC-IGC-003103 chromosome 7, iqSchCanc2.1, whole genome shotgun sequence harbors:
- the LOC126091881 gene encoding prostaglandin reductase 1-like, translated to MVKARKIVLARDFQGEPRAEDFRVEEEDLPPVKDGQILAEAVYFSVDPFQRGNRAAHKVGDTMVAAQVARIVESRAAGFPVGRHVVGYWGWRDRTVADVGPNAEFPIHMSPPMLAPDLGDLPVSLSLGVLGMPGISGYFPLLDVLKPKAGEVVVVSGAAGAVGSIVGQIALIKGCTVIGFAGSDAKVKWLKDDLDFHHAFNYKTTDVSTALKQAAPDGVDVYFDNVGGDMSTKIISNMRYRGRIASIGGISQYNESEIQKLVTLPFSFLANQLRLEGCAYSRWHDRWDEGISQLMQWVREGKLKYRETVTDGFHNAPKAFIGMLRGENFGKAVVKL